In the genome of Chitinivorax sp. PXF-14, the window CCAGATGCTCGACGACCCCGACCGCGGCTCGGCCTGGACCGCCGCCGTGTGCGGCGCACCGGCCGAAACGGTGTACCTGGTCGGCGCGCTCAACGCCCGCCCCGCCATCGAGGCGCTTGCCACACGGCTCAACTGCCCGCTCGAGATCACCGAGCTCTCGCGCAAATCGCCGCTCACCGTCGAAGCCCAGCCGCTGCGCAGCGTCAAGGCCCTGAAAAAGGGCGACGCGGTGATCGCCTTCTCGCGCAAGGACGTACTCTACTGGCGCGACCAGATCACCGCCGCCGGCCTGTCGGTCGCCACCGTCTACGGCAACCTCTCACCCGAGGTGCGCCGCGCCCAGGCCAAGCGCTTCCGTGAGGGCGAGGCCGAGGTGCTGGTCGGCACCGACGCCATCGGCATGGGCCTCAACATGCCCATCTCGCGCATCATCTTCACCACCGCCGAGAAATTCGACGGCCAGGAGCAGGATGTCATCGAAGCCTGGCTCGCCCAGCAGATCGCCGGCCGTGCCGGCCGCTTCGGCCTGCACGAGGAAGGCTTCGTCGCCGGCTACGACGACAACACCCACAAGATGCTGCGCAAGCTGCTCAAGGCCAAGATCGACCCGCTGCGCGACAGCGGCTTCCGCGTCGCGCCGAGCATGGATCACCTGAACCAGATCATGGCCGCCACCGGCGAGCCCCGGCTCGAAAAGCTGCTGCTGCTGTTCGCGAAGAACATCGACGTCAACGACGAATTCTTCATGCCCACCAACCTGGCCGACCAGGTCGAGCGCGCCGCCTGGCTCGACGCCCTGCCGTTGTCGCTGGCCGACCGCCTGCTGCTGTCGCTGGTGCCCATCTCCACGCGCATCCCGCGCCTCAACGACGCCCTCGCCAGCTGGGCCAAGAACCTCGCGCAGGGCAAGGTCAGCGGGCTCGAAGAACAGCGCTACCAGCACAGCCGCTACCCGCTGCAAGCCGCCGAGGATGCCTGCAAGCTCTACTCCGCCTACGCCTGGCTCAGCTACCGCATGCCCAAGCACTTCCCCGACGGCGAAGCCGCCATCGACCTCGCCCGCGCCACCTCGTTCGAAGTCGACAAGATGCTGCAGGCGCAGAATGCACGCGGGCGGCAGGAAAGGAGCCAGCAAAAACGGCAGGGGGGAAAGCCCAGGCGGCGGTGAGGCGACGACCTGTTCGGTGGTCACCAATTGGTATGGTGCGAGGGGTAGGTCGCGTCCAAGCCACACCTTTGCGGGCGAAAGATCGTGACGGCACGAGGCCTGTCGCCAACCCGACTCCCACCGAGCCCATCCCAATGTAGCCCGGATGGTGCGCAGCGGAATCCGGGGCCACGGCATGCCATGGCCAGAATCAAGCAGGCGGCCATAAAGCCGTCCATTCGAAACCCAGATTGCGCCTTGCGGCTTCATTCGAGCTGCGCCTGCTGACTACATTTGTTATCCACTCCATGCGCCGTGCCTCGACCTCCAGCCGGCATCGCCGCCGCTTGCAGTCCCCCCGCCCGCCGGGCGACACTCGTGACCTCCCCTTCTCAGACAGGCCCCTCCATGGCACGCGTTTCCCTGTTCATCGGCGGCATTCGGCCCCTGCCGCAATCGGGGCGGCCGACGGGCATGTACAAGGCGCCCGTGGCGGGCGTGGTCGAGCTTGACACCGAGGGCTTCGTGGGCGACCAGCAGGCGGACCGCAGAGTGCATGGCGGGCCGGAGAAGGCGGTCCATCTTTATCCTGCAAGGCATTACGAGAAGCTGGCGGCGCAATTCCCCGAGGCGGCCGGCGAGCTGTGCGCGGGGGCGCTGGGCGAGAATCTGTCGACGCCGGAGCTGGACGAGCGCGATGTGCGCATCGGCGATGTCTGGCGGCTCGGGACGGCACGGCTGCAGGTGTGCCAGCCGCGCAACCCGTGCTGGAAGATCGACGAGCGTTTCGGCTGCGATGGCATGGCGGCCCATATCGCCGAGGAGCGGCTGACCGGCTGGTATTTCCGCGTGCTCGAAGCGGGGCAGGTGTCGCCCGGCGATACGCTCGACCTGATCGAGCCTGCGCCGGATGCGCCAACGCTGTACGACGCGATGTTGCTGTGGCAGCAGCACCGCCCGGCGCTGGGCGCACTCGATGCGCTGTCGCGGGTGGCCGGCATCGGCAGCGGCTGGCGACAGAAGATCGTCCAGCGGCTGGACTGGCTCAGGAAGCTCGCCGACACGGCGTAATCTAGCCAACAATCCGGATGCCGCCGCGACGCAGTCCTGGCGTGCCCTGTAGCCGGCCTGAAAGGCGCGCCAGGATTGATTTGCGTGCTCGATCCGGCCCGCCGTGATCGCCAATCCGGCGCCACGGTCTACACTGCAAATGCCGCCTTGCCCGGAGCGCTGCCATGTCGATTCCGATCCGTTTGCTGCCGATGTCGTCGCTGCTCGCCCTGCTGGCTGCCTGCGGCGGCGGCGGTGGCGATGACGGCAACCCGCCGCCCGCGCTGCCCACGCTTGCTTTGCGCCAGATCGCCAGCGGTCTGGTCAACCCGCTGTTCCTGACCGCACCGGCCAATGATGCGCGGCTGTTCATCGTCGAGCAGCCGGGCCGCGTGCGCATCGTCAAGGGCGGCGCGCTGCTGGCCACGCCCTTTCTCGACATCAGCGCCAGCATTGCGTCGGGCGGCGAGCGCGGGCTGCTGTCGCTGGCCTTCGACCCGCGCTATGCGGCCAACGGCTATTTCTACGTCTATTTCACCGACCCGCAGGGCAACCTCGCCATCCAGCGCTACAGCGTGTCGGCCGCCAATGCGGACCAGGCCGACCCGGCCTCGGCGCTGCGCATCCTGTCCATCGCGCATCCCGACTTCGGCAACCACAATGGCGGGCTGCTGGCCTTCGGGCCCGATGGTCAGCTCTACGCGGGCACTGGTGACGGCGGCGGGGCGGGCGATCCGTCCGGCAACGGGCAGAACCTCGCGGTGCTGCTCGGCAAGCTGTTGCGCCTCGATGTCAGCCAGGCGAGCGCGGCGCAGCCCTATGCCATCCCCGCCGACAACCCGTTCGCGAACCAGGCCGGCAAGCGCGGCGAGATCTGGGCCTACGGCCTGCGCAACCCGTGGCGCTATGCCTTCGACGGCGGCACGCTGTACATCGCCGATGTGGGCCAGGACCAGCACGAAGAGGTGGATGTGGTATCCGCCGCGCAAGGCGGCCTCAATTTCGGCTGGAACCTCACGGAAGGCAACAGCTGCTACGCCGGCAGCGGCTGCAATCAGGCCGGCCTGACGCTGCCGGTGCTCGACTACGACCACAGCCAGGGCTGCTCGATCACCGGCGGCTACGTCTACCGTGGCGCCGCACTGCCGGCGCTGCAGGGGCGCTATTTCTATTCCGACTACTGCGGCGGCTGGCTCAGGAGCTTCAGCTACAAGAACGGCCTGCCGACCGACCCCGTCAGCTGGCCGGTGGACAAGATCGGGCCGGTGCTGTCGTTCGGGCAGGATGCGCAGAAAGAGCTGTACCTGCTGTCGTCCGACGGCGGCAAGGTGTACCGCATCGAGGCCCGCTAAGGGCGCCAACGCGGCCATGCCGGCGTGTTATATTGCGGCGATCCGCCCGCCCCAGCCGAGGAACGCCCATGAGCCGCCACATCCTGCCCGAAAGCCGCATCCACCCCGCCGCACGGCCGGCTATCGCCGCCAGCCACGCGGACATCGTCGCGGAAGTCGAAGCCGCCGTGGCGCAGAATCGGGTCGTGGTGGTGGGCATGAAGCAGAACCCGTTTCCACGCAAGGCGCGCAAGCTGCTCGATGCGGCGCGCATCGATTACCGTTACCTGGAGTACGGCAGCTACCTGAGCGGCTGGCGCCGCCGCAACGCGTTGAAGATGTGGACGGGCTGGCCCACCCTGCCGATGATCTTCGTCGACGGCATGCTGATCGGCGGTGCCAACGACCTGCAAAAGCTGATCCACAGCGGCGAGCTGGCCAGCCTGCTGGCCCGGCCGCAACGCAACGCCGCGTAAATATGACGGTTTTATGGTAATTCCCGGTTGAGGCATCGCCTCAGCCTGCTTATCATTATGCACCGCAATTTCTCCTGCCCGAGCCGGTGGCTCGCGGCATCGCCCCACCCGAATCACGAAAGAAGACTGACATGGCCGCTACCCCTGCCCGAGTGAACGAGCTGCGCGCGCTGCGCGAGCAACTGCAAACCCGCTACGCCGCCCTGAAGGCCGCCGGTCTCACGCTGAACATGGCGCGCGGCAAGCCTGCGGCGAACCAGCTCGACCTGTCGAAGGAACTGCTGTCGCTGCCGGGCGCCAGCGACTACACCGCATCGAACAAGGAAGACTGCCGCAACTACGGCAACCTGCAGGGCATCCCCGAAGCGCGCGAGCTGTTCGCACCGGTGCTCGGCGTCAGCGCCGACAACGTCGTCATCGGCGACAATTCGAGCCTGGCGCTGATGCACGACTGCATCGCCTTCGCACTGCTCAAGGGCACGGCCGACGGCGCGGCGTGGCAGCCGTCCGCTACCACCTTCCTCTGCCCGGTGCCCGGCTATGACCGCCACTTCGCCATCTGCGAGGAATTCGGCATCAAGCTGATCCCGGTGACACTGAACGACGATGGCCCGGACATGGACCAAGTCGAGCAGCTGGTCGCCAACGACCCGAGCATCAAGGGCATGTGGTGCGTACCGAAGTACAGCAACCCGACCGGCGCGATCTACTCCGACGCCGTGATCGAGCGCCTGGCCAGGATGAAGACGGCCGCCGGCGACTTCCGCCTGTTCTGGGACAACGCCTACGCGATCCACCACCTGAACGGCGAAGCAGCCACCATCGCCAACATCGTCGAGCTGTGCGCCAAGCACGGCAACCCGAACCGCGCCTATGTGTTCGCCTCGACCTCCAAGGTCACGCTGGCCGGCGCCGGCGTCGCCATGTTCGGCAGCTCGCCCGCCAACGTGAAGTGGCTGCTGGCGCGCATGAACCAGCGCACCATCGGCTCGGACAAGGTCAACCAGCTGCGCCATGTGCGCTTCCTGCGCGACCAGGACGGCCTGAAGGCGCTGATGAAGCAGCACGCCGCCATCCTCAAGCCCAAGTTCGACAAGGTCGTCGAAGTGTTCCAGAAGGAACTCGGCGAGTGGGGCGTGGCAACCTGGACGCAGCCTACCGGCGGCTACTTCATCAGCCTCGACGTGCCCGATGGCCTGGCCCGCCGCGTGGTGCAACTGGCCAAGGAGGCCGGCATCGTGCTGACCCCGGCCGGCGCCACCTTCCCGCTGGGCCAGGACCCGCGCGACCGCAACATCCGCATCGCACCGAGCTTCCCGGGCCTCGAGGAAATCACCAAGGCAGCGGAAGGCGTGTCGCTGTGTGTGCTGCTGGCCGTTGCCGAGAAATAGCATTAACACTCAAGTGTCAACGAAGTAACGATTTGCTCAGGCCGATTCTGTAGCTAACTTTTTCCACATGCGGGGGCGATTCTTATGCCCCCAAAGTTGGCATACAATTTCGGCACAGCGTATGCGGGAACTACAAGCAGTATCCAGAATGCACCCATACCTTAGCTCCTTGAATATTTGGTAAGGATGCTCCTCCATTTCTGGAAGAAAGCCCTACTTTCGGCACCGCAATACTACATATTGCGATTACAGTACCCAAGTGCTCTGCTTTCCAAACTGCTTGCTCGCAGGCAACGTGGCCCCTAATTACTATAGAGTCTGGCAGGACTCAATTTTTAAAATTTCATTCTGGCAAGCTTTGGCAGGAAAAGAGGAAGAAGTGTCCAACATTATTGCAGTAGTCGGTCTCGGTTACGTCGGTTTGCCCCTTGCAGTTGAGTTTGGAAGAAAATATAAAACGATCGGGTATGACCTTTCTGAGTCAAAAATTGCTAGCTACATGCGTGGCATTGACCCGACCGGTGAAGTGAGTAAAGAACAGTTCAATGCAGCAACTCAGCTTTCCTTCTCTTCCGCCCCCTCAGCCATTCAACAGGCTGATTATGTTGTGATTGCAGTACCAACTCCCGTTGACGACGCTCATCAACCTGACTTTTCTCCACTTATTGGTGCATCAATTACCGTTGGCTCCCACTTAAAGCGTGGTGCAACAGTAGTCTACGAATCTACGGTGTATCCTGGAGCAACAGAGGAAGTATGTATTCCACTACTTGAAAAGCACTCTGGAAAACGTTGGAAGCAGGACTTCTATGTTGGATATTCTCCTGAACGCGTCAACCCAGGCGACAAAAATCGAACCATTACAAAGATTGTCAAAATAGTATCTGGCGATAGCAACGATACATTGAATCGAGTAGCCGAACTTTATGGATCCATTATCGAAGCAGGCGTTCACCGCGCTAGCTCCATCAAGGTAGCAGAAGCAGCCAAGGTAATCGAAAATACGCAGCGCGACCTCAATATCGCGTTAATGAATGAGCTGGCTATTATTTTTAACAAGATAGGCATCGATACTCAAGATGTACTCAACGCTGCGGGGACAAAATGGAATTTTCTTCCGTTCCGCCCAGGCCTCGTTGGAGGGCATTGTATCGGAGTAGACCCCTATTATTTAACTCACAAAGCTGACCTGGTAGGTTACCACCCCCAAGTAATTCTTGCTGGGCGACGCATTAATGACGGTATGGCATCCTATATTGCTCAGCAAACTGTAAAAATGCTAATTCAAGGCGGTGTAGTGGTTAGCGGGGCTAAAATTATTCTGCTTGGCCTAACATTCAAGGAAAATTGCCCAGATCTACGAAACTCGAAAGTTGCTGATGTTGTAAAAGAACTCGAGGAGTTTGGATGTAATGTGTTCGTCAACGATCCAATCGCTGATGCCAGTGAAGCCGAGCATGAATACGACATTGACCTCTATTCCTGGGAATCACTTCCAGACTCGGCTGATGCGATTATCGCCGCAGTATCACACCACGAGTACCTGACCAAGCCTATTGACGAACTTCTAAGCAAGCTTCGTGTAGGAGGGTTATTTGTGGATGTCAAATCCACCTACAACGCATCGCATATCCAAGAAGCAGGCTTTAGCCTGTGGCGTCTATAAGGCGGCCAATTAACCATGACAAATACGTACGACCAACTGTTGCGCCGCTTACCCCTTACCCCAAAAGTTTGGCTAGTAACTGGAGTAGCTGGATTCATTGGAAGTAACTTACTTGAAACCTTGCTCAAGCTCGATCAGCATGTGGTTGGCCTTGATAATTTTGCCACTGGGCATCGGCACAACCTTGAGCAGGTAAAACACCTAGTAACAGAGAAGCAATGGTCGAACTTCAAATTTCTCGAAGGAGACATTAGAAGCCTAGAAGACTGCCGGACAGCTTGTAACGGGGTAACTTATGTATTGCATCAGGCGGCACTGGGTAGTGTTCCAAGATCGCTGCAAGACCCAATTACATCCAACGAAGCAAACGTCACCGGGTTTCTGAATATGTTGGTCGCAGCACGCGATGCAGGTGTGGAACGCTTTGTATATGCAGCATCCAGCTCAACCTATGGAGATCACCCTGGACTCCCAAAACAGGAAGATAGAATTGGTTCGCCGCTATCCCCGTATGCGGTTACAAAGCTTGTTAATGAACTCTATGCGGATGTATTTTGCCGTGCCTACAATTTTGCGACAATCGGCTTGCGCTATTTCAATATTTTCGGCCCCCGACAGGACCCGGATGGAGCTTATGCAGCGGTAATCCCAAAATGGACAGCATCGATTATTAAAGGCGAAACAATCTGGATTAATGGTGACGGAGAAACTAGTAGAGACTTTTGTTATGTCGCGAATGCAGTACAGGCTAACCTGCTTGCAGCTACAGTCAACTCAGTTGAAGCGATCAATCAGGTATATAACGTTGCCGTTGGCGACCGAACATCGCTAAACCAACTTTTCTCGGCAATTCACGAGCTTCTAGCACAGAGGATCCCCACACTGAGCGGAGTGAAACCAAGCTACAGGGAATTCCGTGCCGGAGACGTAAGGCATTCACTTGCTGACATTAGCAAAGCACAACGCTTACTTGGGTACACGCCAAGCCATCGGATACGCGATGGCCTTGCCGAATCTATGGATTGGTATGTGAAACGGCTAGCTATGGCTTAATTGTATTAAGCCAGAATTCTTACCCGACATATGGTTCGTAATTTCCAGAAAGGCCATCAAGACAGGCTCTCCTGCTTGGCAACATTGACGAATCATCATAACAGACACTCGAATATTGGCTAGTTGGTAAGTAAAATATTCGAAATAATATTAAGGTAACGTTTTGTTAGGCAATGCTCGTATCGTTTCGATCTTCATGCTGATTTCCCAGCTAGTTGCCTTTTTCAGAACGGCGATCATTGCCTCACTATTTGGTGCCTCTAGCATTGTTGATGCATACAATCTCGGCCTATCGATACCTATTTTGCTCTCTGGAGTGATTGGTGGTTGGTTACAAGCTGGATTTGTGGGCCGATACATGGAGCGGAATCGAGAGCCTAACAGTTCGAATGCAGCAACATTCAGAACTGCAATGGGGTTGGTATTAATTGCCATCACCTTCACCCTATCCTTAGGAATGGTGTTAACAAGCCACTCCATATCGCAGTTTCTCGCACCAACAGCCCACGAACAAGCACATATACAAACAGTGGCCGCCATAAAAATTATTGGATGGTCGCTTGTTCCTACCGTGCTTTCTGACTACATCACCTTGCTACTTGCCTGCCATGGGAAGTTCATCGCTGCCTCGGCGGCTCCAGTCGTAAATGCAATAGTTGCCGCAGCGGGACTTCTTATATGGCCAACACATACTCTTGATTCACTCTTATGGACGCTAGTAGCGGGCCTGACGGTGCAACTGGTGATACTTATCATTACGCTTACCAGAATAGGGCTACCATTTTCTCTTAGCGGCTCGCATCTTAAAGCGGACATAGTTGCCACCCTAAAGGTCGCCTTCCCGTTGCTGCCAGCTGTCGTTTTCTCCAATGGAACCCAAACAACTATTCAGGTT includes:
- a CDS encoding nucleotide sugar dehydrogenase, with product MSNIIAVVGLGYVGLPLAVEFGRKYKTIGYDLSESKIASYMRGIDPTGEVSKEQFNAATQLSFSSAPSAIQQADYVVIAVPTPVDDAHQPDFSPLIGASITVGSHLKRGATVVYESTVYPGATEEVCIPLLEKHSGKRWKQDFYVGYSPERVNPGDKNRTITKIVKIVSGDSNDTLNRVAELYGSIIEAGVHRASSIKVAEAAKVIENTQRDLNIALMNELAIIFNKIGIDTQDVLNAAGTKWNFLPFRPGLVGGHCIGVDPYYLTHKADLVGYHPQVILAGRRINDGMASYIAQQTVKMLIQGGVVVSGAKIILLGLTFKENCPDLRNSKVADVVKELEEFGCNVFVNDPIADASEAEHEYDIDLYSWESLPDSADAIIAAVSHHEYLTKPIDELLSKLRVGGLFVDVKSTYNASHIQEAGFSLWRL
- a CDS encoding glutaredoxin domain-containing protein, translated to MSRHILPESRIHPAARPAIAASHADIVAEVEAAVAQNRVVVVGMKQNPFPRKARKLLDAARIDYRYLEYGSYLSGWRRRNALKMWTGWPTLPMIFVDGMLIGGANDLQKLIHSGELASLLARPQRNAA
- a CDS encoding aminotransferase class I/II-fold pyridoxal phosphate-dependent enzyme, with the translated sequence MAATPARVNELRALREQLQTRYAALKAAGLTLNMARGKPAANQLDLSKELLSLPGASDYTASNKEDCRNYGNLQGIPEARELFAPVLGVSADNVVIGDNSSLALMHDCIAFALLKGTADGAAWQPSATTFLCPVPGYDRHFAICEEFGIKLIPVTLNDDGPDMDQVEQLVANDPSIKGMWCVPKYSNPTGAIYSDAVIERLARMKTAAGDFRLFWDNAYAIHHLNGEAATIANIVELCAKHGNPNRAYVFASTSKVTLAGAGVAMFGSSPANVKWLLARMNQRTIGSDKVNQLRHVRFLRDQDGLKALMKQHAAILKPKFDKVVEVFQKELGEWGVATWTQPTGGYFISLDVPDGLARRVVQLAKEAGIVLTPAGATFPLGQDPRDRNIRIAPSFPGLEEITKAAEGVSLCVLLAVAEK
- a CDS encoding sorbosone dehydrogenase family protein, which produces MSIPIRLLPMSSLLALLAACGGGGGDDGNPPPALPTLALRQIASGLVNPLFLTAPANDARLFIVEQPGRVRIVKGGALLATPFLDISASIASGGERGLLSLAFDPRYAANGYFYVYFTDPQGNLAIQRYSVSAANADQADPASALRILSIAHPDFGNHNGGLLAFGPDGQLYAGTGDGGGAGDPSGNGQNLAVLLGKLLRLDVSQASAAQPYAIPADNPFANQAGKRGEIWAYGLRNPWRYAFDGGTLYIADVGQDQHEEVDVVSAAQGGLNFGWNLTEGNSCYAGSGCNQAGLTLPVLDYDHSQGCSITGGYVYRGAALPALQGRYFYSDYCGGWLRSFSYKNGLPTDPVSWPVDKIGPVLSFGQDAQKELYLLSSDGGKVYRIEAR
- a CDS encoding helicase-related protein, which encodes MQSRVHGDSVETFRREVHAFVLKAMLLADKHGVEATRFFGALVSDLHLASQRFQVIEDRIIEAGIKAREEESTALTQSALKLAFYPETFTTARQMPRRFIAVLGPTNSGKTHRAMEALAKAASGVYLAPLRLLALENYERLDEQGVKVSLVTGEERRLTEGATHIASTIEMLDTHRRVEVAVIDEIQMLDDPDRGSAWTAAVCGAPAETVYLVGALNARPAIEALATRLNCPLEITELSRKSPLTVEAQPLRSVKALKKGDAVIAFSRKDVLYWRDQITAAGLSVATVYGNLSPEVRRAQAKRFREGEAEVLVGTDAIGMGLNMPISRIIFTTAEKFDGQEQDVIEAWLAQQIAGRAGRFGLHEEGFVAGYDDNTHKMLRKLLKAKIDPLRDSGFRVAPSMDHLNQIMAATGEPRLEKLLLLFAKNIDVNDEFFMPTNLADQVERAAWLDALPLSLADRLLLSLVPISTRIPRLNDALASWAKNLAQGKVSGLEEQRYQHSRYPLQAAEDACKLYSAYAWLSYRMPKHFPDGEAAIDLARATSFEVDKMLQAQNARGRQERSQQKRQGGKPRRR
- a CDS encoding MOSC domain-containing protein is translated as MARVSLFIGGIRPLPQSGRPTGMYKAPVAGVVELDTEGFVGDQQADRRVHGGPEKAVHLYPARHYEKLAAQFPEAAGELCAGALGENLSTPELDERDVRIGDVWRLGTARLQVCQPRNPCWKIDERFGCDGMAAHIAEERLTGWYFRVLEAGQVSPGDTLDLIEPAPDAPTLYDAMLLWQQHRPALGALDALSRVAGIGSGWRQKIVQRLDWLRKLADTA
- a CDS encoding SDR family oxidoreductase encodes the protein MTNTYDQLLRRLPLTPKVWLVTGVAGFIGSNLLETLLKLDQHVVGLDNFATGHRHNLEQVKHLVTEKQWSNFKFLEGDIRSLEDCRTACNGVTYVLHQAALGSVPRSLQDPITSNEANVTGFLNMLVAARDAGVERFVYAASSSTYGDHPGLPKQEDRIGSPLSPYAVTKLVNELYADVFCRAYNFATIGLRYFNIFGPRQDPDGAYAAVIPKWTASIIKGETIWINGDGETSRDFCYVANAVQANLLAATVNSVEAINQVYNVAVGDRTSLNQLFSAIHELLAQRIPTLSGVKPSYREFRAGDVRHSLADISKAQRLLGYTPSHRIRDGLAESMDWYVKRLAMA